The following are encoded in a window of Haloarcula halophila genomic DNA:
- a CDS encoding TIGR00266 family protein — translation MEIELTHKPSYTHVVVDLEGGESIMAEPGAMVSHTTNVGIDTTTSRGGLLSSAKSMLGGESFLANEFTAEGGRGTITLAPPTPGDVNHHVLDGETLYAVDGAYLASDPDIDIDSEFGGLKSMLAGASITPLALKGSGNVLIEAFGGIEQTELADGETYTVDNEHVVAWTESVTFDARRIGGLKSTLLSGEGLVMDFTGPGTVWYQTRGLDSFMAAIAESFGGGGDQGGDAPDMTDFL, via the coding sequence ATGGAGATCGAACTCACGCACAAGCCCTCCTACACCCACGTCGTCGTCGATCTCGAAGGCGGCGAGTCGATCATGGCCGAACCCGGCGCGATGGTCAGCCACACGACGAACGTCGGCATCGATACGACGACGAGTCGGGGCGGCCTGCTCAGTTCCGCGAAGTCGATGCTCGGTGGGGAGTCGTTCCTGGCGAACGAGTTCACCGCCGAGGGCGGACGGGGGACGATCACACTCGCACCACCGACGCCAGGTGACGTGAACCATCACGTGCTGGACGGGGAGACACTGTACGCCGTCGACGGAGCCTACCTCGCTTCGGACCCCGACATCGACATCGATTCGGAGTTCGGCGGGTTGAAGTCGATGCTGGCCGGCGCGAGCATCACGCCCCTGGCCCTGAAAGGGAGCGGGAACGTCCTCATCGAGGCATTCGGCGGCATCGAACAGACGGAGCTGGCCGACGGCGAGACCTACACCGTCGACAACGAACACGTCGTCGCCTGGACGGAGTCGGTGACCTTCGACGCCCGGCGGATCGGCGGGCTGAAGTCGACGCTGTTAAGCGGTGAGGGACTGGTCATGGACTTTACGGGTCCGGGGACAGTCTGGTACCAGACCCGCGGGCTGGACTCGTTCATGGCTGCCATCGCCGAGTCCTTCGGCGGGGGCGGCGACCAGGGCGGGGACGCCCCGGACATGACCGACTTCCTCTGA
- a CDS encoding TrmB family transcriptional regulator yields MTDGTQELRNELAEFGLSDKEIDTYLSILEFGEAKASDIAEQAGVSKRYVYNVLSSFEKRGFVTINDHETPTTVRAVAPSEVISRLSTRLDSMESKLQEHYNPKVAPNREFEVIKSRSTVHSRIVDMLNTAEEEVTLSIPASVLPNVREELSNALSEGLFILVQVNADERADISRSTLEGIGTVVRYWEESGPMLMTVDRQEGLFSPNEFLGGNQTDNQAISFTEERLAPILVGSFLGNYWPVAEEVYVDDPFEPPHRYERFRHAIFDATIHERRGRSLVAELSVRPTGSQEDFETRYGEIVEVRQGLIKPMNSSFAIEHTFVIKDNNETFTVGGKGAFMEDYEAEYVMLDIVGEDTESISEMMAHSTRLNGTKNGETG; encoded by the coding sequence GTGACAGACGGGACACAGGAACTTCGCAACGAACTGGCGGAGTTCGGGCTCTCGGACAAGGAGATCGATACGTACCTCTCGATACTAGAGTTCGGCGAGGCGAAAGCGAGCGATATCGCCGAACAGGCAGGTGTGTCAAAGCGGTACGTGTACAACGTACTGAGTTCGTTCGAGAAACGTGGGTTCGTCACGATCAACGATCACGAGACGCCGACGACGGTCAGAGCGGTTGCTCCGAGTGAAGTCATCTCACGGCTGAGTACGCGTCTCGACTCGATGGAGTCGAAACTTCAAGAGCATTACAATCCGAAAGTCGCTCCGAACCGTGAGTTCGAGGTCATCAAGTCACGATCCACGGTCCACAGTCGGATCGTCGATATGCTGAACACTGCTGAGGAGGAGGTCACCCTCTCGATCCCAGCGTCCGTACTCCCGAACGTTCGTGAAGAGCTTTCGAATGCCCTCAGTGAGGGGCTGTTCATCCTCGTTCAGGTCAACGCCGACGAACGGGCAGACATATCTAGATCCACTCTCGAGGGTATCGGGACCGTGGTCCGGTACTGGGAGGAATCCGGGCCGATGCTGATGACGGTCGATAGACAGGAAGGGCTGTTCTCACCCAACGAGTTCCTCGGCGGGAACCAGACGGACAACCAGGCGATCTCGTTCACCGAAGAGCGACTGGCTCCGATACTGGTGGGGTCCTTTCTGGGGAACTACTGGCCGGTCGCCGAGGAGGTATACGTCGATGACCCGTTTGAGCCGCCACACCGGTACGAGCGGTTCCGCCACGCGATCTTCGACGCGACTATCCACGAACGGCGTGGCCGTTCCCTCGTCGCCGAACTCTCGGTTCGGCCCACCGGGTCACAGGAGGACTTCGAGACGCGGTACGGTGAAATAGTCGAGGTCCGACAGGGACTGATAAAACCGATGAACAGCTCGTTCGCTATCGAGCACACGTTCGTCATCAAGGATAACAACGAGACGTTCACGGTCGGTGGAAAAGGTGCGTTCATGGAAGACTACGAAGCCGAGTACGTGATGTTAGATATCGTCGGGGAAGATACCGAGTCGATCTCGGAGATGATGGCACACTCCACCAGGTTGAACGGTACCAAAAACGGGGAGACCGGATAG
- a CDS encoding NAD(P)-dependent oxidoreductase: protein MTNVGFIGLGAMGAPMAWNLDDAGFDLVVYNRTTDREQPFAEAGVSVADSPKHLTERVDVVCLIVSDGDAVQAVLERDLGILAGLDEETTVVQMSTIGYAETMAAAELVEEAGARFVDAPVSGTVGPAREGTLVGLASGPEGVVEEVRPVLEAMCDPVVHCGEVGQGTNMKLFINLLLGDAMGAFAEALVFGKANGLGVDDMLEVVENGALDCPLFEGKGALIADRDFDPRFPVDYQHKDLSLALDRAGDLGVPLSQTAAAREAFSAARGSGHGSEDMGAVIKPLEAVTDVTVEDD, encoded by the coding sequence ATGACAAACGTCGGCTTCATCGGCCTCGGCGCGATGGGTGCACCGATGGCGTGGAACCTCGACGACGCAGGCTTCGACCTGGTCGTCTACAACCGGACGACCGACCGCGAACAACCGTTCGCCGAGGCGGGCGTCTCTGTCGCTGACTCCCCGAAACATCTCACCGAGCGCGTCGACGTGGTCTGTCTGATCGTCAGCGACGGTGACGCAGTCCAGGCGGTCCTCGAACGCGACCTCGGTATTCTGGCCGGCCTCGACGAAGAGACGACGGTCGTCCAGATGAGCACGATCGGCTACGCAGAGACGATGGCCGCCGCCGAACTCGTCGAAGAAGCCGGCGCCCGGTTCGTCGACGCGCCGGTGTCGGGAACCGTCGGGCCGGCCCGTGAGGGAACCCTCGTCGGCCTGGCAAGCGGCCCCGAAGGCGTCGTCGAAGAAGTACGGCCGGTCCTCGAAGCGATGTGTGACCCGGTGGTCCACTGCGGCGAGGTCGGCCAGGGGACCAACATGAAGCTGTTCATCAACCTCCTGCTGGGGGACGCGATGGGCGCGTTTGCCGAGGCGCTGGTCTTCGGGAAGGCCAACGGACTGGGCGTCGACGACATGCTCGAAGTCGTCGAGAACGGGGCGCTGGACTGCCCGCTGTTCGAGGGGAAAGGCGCGCTGATCGCCGACCGGGACTTCGACCCGCGGTTCCCCGTCGACTACCAGCACAAGGACCTCTCGCTGGCCCTGGACCGGGCCGGCGACCTCGGTGTCCCGCTCTCACAGACGGCCGCGGCTCGGGAAGCGTTCAGCGCTGCACGCGGCAGCGGGCACGGCAGCGAGGACATGGGTGCTGTGATCAAACCGCTCGAAGCGGTGACCGACGTGACCGTCGAGGACGACTGA
- a CDS encoding class I fructose-bisphosphate aldolase produces the protein MRPVDDSPIVRDDKTLVLAHDHGLEHGPKQFSGVEERLDPREVFEMATHDAVTALAVGKGLAETYYPSYEDDVNLLAKLNGSSDLWMGDPYSPQNWSVDYAAELGADAIGYTIYPGINREPDSFEDFRPVQEAARDHDLPVAMWSYPRGQAVKDHRTRDIIAYAARLGLELGADFTKVKYPRSKEAMAHAVDAAADNRVLLSGGSKTSDRDFLELVADCMDVGVSGLAVGRNVWQREDPYDILDKLDSVVFDGAAADDVL, from the coding sequence ATGCGACCAGTGGATGACTCCCCGATCGTTCGCGACGACAAGACGCTCGTGTTGGCCCACGACCACGGCCTGGAACACGGCCCCAAGCAGTTCAGCGGCGTCGAGGAGCGCCTCGACCCCCGGGAAGTGTTCGAGATGGCGACCCACGACGCCGTCACGGCGCTTGCGGTCGGTAAGGGACTGGCCGAGACGTACTACCCCAGCTACGAGGACGACGTGAACCTGCTGGCGAAGCTCAACGGCAGTTCCGACCTCTGGATGGGCGACCCCTACTCCCCCCAGAACTGGTCGGTCGACTACGCCGCGGAGCTGGGTGCCGACGCGATCGGCTACACGATCTATCCCGGAATCAACCGCGAACCGGACTCCTTCGAGGACTTCCGGCCGGTCCAGGAGGCCGCACGCGACCACGACCTGCCGGTCGCGATGTGGTCGTATCCCCGCGGACAGGCGGTCAAAGACCATCGGACCCGGGACATCATCGCCTACGCCGCACGGCTCGGGCTGGAACTGGGTGCCGACTTCACGAAGGTCAAGTATCCCCGCAGCAAGGAGGCGATGGCCCACGCCGTCGACGCGGCCGCGGACAACCGCGTCCTGCTGTCGGGTGGCTCGAAGACCTCCGACCGGGACTTCCTAGAACTCGTCGCGGACTGTATGGACGTCGGCGTCTCCGGGCTAGCCGTCGGCCGGAACGTCTGGCAGCGCGAGGACCCCTACGACATCCTCGACAAGCTCGACTCGGTCGTCTTCGATGGCGCGGCCGCGGACGACGTCCTGTAG
- a CDS encoding Gfo/Idh/MocA family protein: MTDTPLDIGVLGYRFMGKAHANAFARLPMFFEDAPALNRDVIVGRDEGALAEAADRLGFDRYATDWREVVDDVDVFYNLGPNHVHREPTVAALEAGTPTFCEKPLAPTLDDAEAMADAAADAGVPAGIAFNYRFVPAIQYVKGLIEDGELGEIRHFRGRYLQDWLVDPEAPWSWRNDAEMAGSGALGDLGAHTVDLARFLIGDIDRLSGHLTTFVDERPVEGGDETRPVTVDDAYSAQVEFENGTVGTLEASRFANGHKNDHTIEIQGSKGSLRFSLERLNELELLSEDSRGYETILVTDESDPYVDHWWPPGHVIGWEHTFVHENYEFLSSVAAGSEYEPNFADGLAVQRVLDAVERSDDGGEWVSVE, translated from the coding sequence ATGACCGACACACCACTCGACATCGGCGTCCTGGGGTATCGATTCATGGGCAAGGCACACGCCAACGCGTTCGCGCGGCTCCCGATGTTCTTCGAGGATGCACCGGCGCTCAACCGGGACGTGATCGTCGGGCGCGACGAGGGCGCGCTGGCCGAAGCCGCCGACAGACTCGGCTTCGACCGGTACGCGACGGACTGGCGCGAGGTCGTCGACGACGTCGACGTCTTCTACAACCTCGGCCCCAACCACGTCCACCGAGAGCCGACCGTCGCGGCGTTGGAAGCCGGGACGCCGACGTTCTGCGAGAAGCCGCTGGCCCCGACCCTGGACGACGCCGAGGCGATGGCTGACGCGGCGGCCGACGCCGGCGTGCCGGCCGGCATCGCGTTCAACTACCGGTTCGTCCCGGCGATCCAGTACGTGAAGGGACTCATCGAGGACGGCGAACTCGGCGAGATCCGCCACTTCCGGGGCCGGTACCTCCAGGACTGGCTCGTCGACCCCGAGGCACCGTGGTCCTGGCGCAACGACGCCGAGATGGCCGGCAGCGGCGCGCTGGGAGACCTGGGCGCCCACACCGTCGACTTGGCGCGGTTCCTGATCGGCGACATCGACCGACTCAGCGGCCACCTCACCACCTTCGTCGACGAACGGCCGGTGGAGGGCGGCGACGAGACGCGACCGGTCACCGTCGACGACGCCTACAGCGCACAGGTGGAGTTCGAGAACGGCACCGTCGGCACGCTGGAGGCATCGCGGTTCGCCAACGGGCACAAGAACGACCACACGATCGAGATCCAGGGCTCGAAGGGGAGCCTGCGGTTCTCCCTGGAGCGGCTCAACGAACTGGAACTCCTCAGCGAGGACAGCCGGGGCTACGAGACGATCCTCGTGACCGACGAGAGCGATCCCTACGTCGACCACTGGTGGCCGCCGGGCCACGTCATCGGCTGGGAACACACCTTCGTCCATGAGAACTACGAGTTCCTGTCGAGTGTTGCGGCCGGCAGCGAGTACGAACCGAACTTCGCCGACGGACTGGCGGTCCAGCGAGTCCTAGACGCCGTCGAGCGGAGCGACGACGGCGGCGAGTGGGTCAGCGTCGAGTAA
- a CDS encoding sugar phosphate isomerase/epimerase family protein, which produces MQVGVLTVPLGDQSLADALSYLDSIGVDAVELGCGGFPGDDHLPREQYLDDEDAQAELQDLLDEHRMTVSALATHNNPLHPEEERASEADTELREAIRLADQLDVDAVTCFSGLPAGGPNDEVPNWITAPWPSEHADAHEYQWEVATDYWGDLADHAAHHDVDVAIEMHPNMLVYEPRGMLKLREATNDHVGANFDPSHLYWQGIDVTEAIRLLGEEDAIHHFHAKDTKVYDSEAREKGVLDTTAYTDEPNRSWLFRSIGYGHDESHWKDVVSTLRMVGYDGTLSIEHEDSLTSAREGLEKAVDVLDRAVFETQPGDAYWAE; this is translated from the coding sequence ATGCAAGTCGGTGTACTCACCGTCCCGCTGGGGGACCAGTCGCTCGCGGACGCACTGTCGTACCTGGATAGTATCGGCGTCGACGCGGTGGAACTCGGCTGTGGCGGGTTCCCCGGCGACGACCACCTGCCACGCGAGCAGTACCTAGACGACGAGGACGCACAGGCCGAACTACAGGACCTGCTCGACGAGCACAGGATGACAGTCAGCGCGCTGGCGACACACAACAACCCGCTGCACCCCGAGGAGGAACGCGCGAGCGAGGCCGACACGGAACTCCGGGAGGCGATCCGGCTGGCCGATCAACTGGACGTCGACGCCGTGACCTGTTTCTCCGGGCTTCCGGCGGGTGGTCCGAACGACGAGGTACCCAACTGGATCACGGCCCCGTGGCCCAGCGAACACGCCGACGCCCACGAGTACCAGTGGGAGGTCGCGACCGACTACTGGGGCGACCTCGCCGACCACGCCGCCCACCACGACGTGGACGTAGCCATCGAGATGCACCCGAACATGCTCGTCTACGAGCCTCGTGGCATGCTGAAGCTCCGCGAGGCCACGAACGACCACGTGGGGGCGAACTTCGACCCCTCGCACCTCTACTGGCAGGGGATCGACGTGACAGAGGCGATCCGGCTGCTCGGCGAGGAAGACGCGATCCACCACTTCCACGCCAAGGACACCAAAGTCTACGACTCCGAGGCCCGAGAGAAGGGCGTCCTCGATACGACCGCCTACACCGACGAACCGAACCGTTCGTGGCTGTTCCGCTCGATCGGCTACGGCCACGACGAGAGCCACTGGAAGGACGTGGTCTCGACGCTGCGGATGGTCGGCTACGACGGCACGCTCTCGATCGAACACGAAGACTCGCTGACCAGCGCGCGCGAGGGACTGGAGAAAGCCGTCGACGTACTCGACCGCGCCGTCTTCGAGACACAGCCGGGTGACGCCTACTGGGCGGAATAA
- a CDS encoding ABC transporter permease, which yields MTKATVIERILIATASITLALALGALIVAAVGYDPVLFVYSLLYGAIGNVSNIAFTLRQSTMLILAGVAVAVAFRAGVFNIGVQGQFVVGGFATAVTILVLAPILPGGLIGGLLLVVVTTVAGILAGGAYGALPGMMKAYADANEVITTIMLNFIATGVVFFFVDQFLRPAGAAAPNTEQFPDYVSLPSVLFQSSSFSVIGFGVALATAVGVYFVMTRTRFGYDLVTSGHQEEAAAYSGVDPQRTIVSTMAFSGMIAGLTGSLFAIMILGYYSDPSTFPTYGFDAIAVSLLAANNPIAVVPSGILFGGLDAGQQYIGFTLDMPSELVDGIVGLVVLFVATPELFRIAGLRAGFGGEDE from the coding sequence ATGACGAAAGCGACAGTTATCGAGCGGATCCTCATCGCGACCGCATCGATCACGCTGGCGCTGGCTCTCGGTGCTCTCATCGTCGCTGCCGTCGGGTACGACCCCGTTCTGTTCGTCTATTCGCTCCTGTACGGTGCGATCGGGAACGTCTCCAACATCGCGTTCACCCTGCGGCAATCCACGATGCTCATTCTCGCCGGTGTTGCCGTCGCCGTGGCGTTCCGGGCCGGGGTGTTCAACATCGGCGTCCAGGGACAGTTCGTCGTCGGCGGGTTCGCGACTGCGGTGACCATCCTGGTGCTGGCACCGATCCTACCAGGCGGGCTGATCGGTGGGCTCCTGCTCGTGGTCGTCACGACAGTCGCTGGTATCCTCGCGGGCGGCGCCTACGGGGCACTTCCGGGGATGATGAAGGCGTATGCGGACGCCAACGAGGTCATCACGACGATCATGCTGAACTTCATCGCGACTGGGGTCGTCTTCTTCTTCGTCGATCAGTTCCTCCGACCTGCTGGAGCCGCGGCACCGAACACCGAACAGTTCCCGGACTACGTGTCGCTGCCGTCGGTCCTCTTCCAGAGCAGTTCGTTCTCCGTAATCGGGTTCGGCGTCGCACTGGCCACCGCGGTCGGTGTGTATTTCGTCATGACCAGGACGCGGTTCGGATACGACCTCGTGACGAGTGGTCACCAGGAAGAGGCCGCGGCGTACTCCGGAGTCGATCCACAGCGGACCATCGTCTCGACGATGGCGTTTTCGGGGATGATCGCGGGACTGACTGGATCGCTATTCGCGATCATGATCCTCGGCTACTACAGCGATCCGAGTACGTTCCCCACTTACGGGTTCGACGCGATCGCCGTCAGTCTATTAGCCGCGAACAACCCGATCGCGGTCGTTCCGTCGGGCATACTGTTCGGGGGACTGGACGCCGGCCAGCAGTACATCGGTTTCACGCTGGACATGCCCTCAGAGCTAGTCGACGGGATCGTCGGTCTCGTCGTTCTGTTCGTTGCGACACCGGAGTTGTTCCGTATCGCCGGACTGCGTGCCGGTTTCGGGGGTGAAGACGAATGA
- a CDS encoding DUF5799 family protein — protein sequence MSDSNWTDRIAAERMQVDQQFNDQVEVSSFSSQQWGLVMTAVEFEIENAEDPDSARIVANTSKLPSIMPELDRIEQQSAMSGAPDGDSGGSGGGGLFSGVKDALGLGGKGNDERMEEADELAQQYAQELQEQLESNGRWKSIREQA from the coding sequence ATGAGCGACAGCAACTGGACCGACCGGATCGCGGCCGAGCGGATGCAGGTCGACCAACAGTTCAACGACCAAGTCGAAGTCTCCTCTTTCTCCAGTCAGCAGTGGGGGCTGGTGATGACCGCCGTGGAGTTCGAGATCGAGAACGCTGAGGACCCCGATTCGGCCCGTATCGTCGCGAACACCTCGAAACTCCCGAGTATCATGCCCGAACTCGATCGGATCGAACAGCAGTCGGCGATGAGTGGGGCACCGGACGGCGACTCCGGGGGGTCCGGCGGCGGCGGCCTCTTTTCGGGCGTCAAAGACGCACTCGGCCTCGGCGGGAAAGGGAACGACGAGCGCATGGAGGAAGCCGACGAGCTGGCACAGCAGTACGCCCAGGAGCTACAGGAGCAACTGGAGTCGAACGGCCGCTGGAAGTCGATCCGCGAGCAGGCCTGA
- a CDS encoding ABC transporter permease, translating to MSIAHEVADRRVTIGGVVAALLVLVIGSSVWDLPLVDILTVGAVQRTLRAATPIALAAIGGLYAEKSGVFNIGLEGFMIFGAFIAAAAAWIVSGGGTVTQAHLWVGVVTATLACALLTVVFAVLTVRFEANQIVAGLAVWFIALGFAPFSSIVLWDGVSSPSLPNIATLTVPGLSSLPVVGPILFDISPLVVLTVIVTAVAWVGLYRTRYGYWVQAAGENPEALDTAGVNVNRVRFAAVILSGALAGLAGATLSVGFAGGFTGSGVTMVDGRGWIAITAYLFANYNPIGAFAASVLFGGMDALQVQLQTVGISLPSSLTGLFPYVAVLVVLVLVGRTRMPAAAGEPYDTED from the coding sequence ATGAGTATCGCTCACGAAGTCGCAGATCGACGGGTGACTATCGGCGGCGTAGTGGCCGCCCTGCTGGTACTCGTGATCGGTAGCAGTGTCTGGGACCTCCCGCTCGTGGACATTCTCACTGTCGGCGCGGTCCAGCGGACGCTGCGAGCGGCGACGCCGATCGCACTGGCCGCTATCGGCGGTCTCTACGCCGAAAAGAGTGGGGTATTCAATATCGGCCTGGAAGGGTTCATGATCTTCGGAGCGTTCATCGCGGCCGCCGCCGCGTGGATCGTCTCCGGCGGCGGAACGGTGACCCAGGCGCATCTGTGGGTCGGTGTCGTAACCGCAACCCTCGCCTGTGCACTACTGACGGTCGTGTTTGCGGTACTGACGGTCCGGTTCGAGGCGAACCAGATCGTCGCGGGACTGGCGGTCTGGTTCATCGCACTCGGCTTCGCACCGTTTTCGTCGATCGTCCTCTGGGACGGTGTCTCGAGCCCCTCGCTCCCTAACATCGCGACGCTTACCGTCCCGGGGCTGTCGTCACTCCCGGTCGTCGGACCGATTCTGTTCGATATCTCGCCGCTGGTCGTCCTGACGGTGATCGTGACCGCCGTCGCGTGGGTCGGCCTCTATCGGACCCGGTACGGCTACTGGGTCCAGGCCGCCGGTGAGAACCCGGAAGCGTTGGACACGGCTGGTGTCAATGTCAACCGTGTCCGGTTCGCAGCGGTCATCCTCTCCGGTGCGCTTGCGGGACTCGCCGGTGCAACCCTGTCGGTCGGGTTCGCCGGCGGCTTCACCGGGTCCGGCGTCACGATGGTCGACGGCAGAGGATGGATCGCGATCACGGCGTACCTGTTCGCAAACTACAATCCGATCGGAGCGTTCGCTGCGTCTGTCCTGTTCGGCGGTATGGATGCCTTACAAGTCCAATTACAAACAGTTGGGATCTCACTGCCGAGCAGTCTCACGGGCCTCTTCCCGTACGTCGCTGTACTCGTCGTTCTGGTGTTGGTCGGTCGGACACGGATGCCTGCTGCAGCGGGCGAACCATACGATACCGAGGACTGA
- a CDS encoding ABC transporter ATP-binding protein → MSGTRTPAVELDSITKRFGDVVANDEVNLTLRKGTVHALVGENGAGKTTLMSVLYGLYEPTGGTVRIDGRDRSFDSPRDAIDAGVGMIHQHFMLVDTMTVLQNIVLGHEPTSGGTIDETSAKSDIEAICDTYDFDIDQYLDTRIEELGVGVQQRVEIVKSLYRGADTLILDEPTAVLTPQEVVSLFEVMETLANEGHSLIFITHKLDEAMEAADEITVLRDGAAVGTVDADSTSREELARMMVGRDVLFDFQERSTSPGEVSLTVDSLYVEDDRGLEQVTNIDLSVREGEVLGIAGVEGNGQSELVEAITGLRDIESGAITYQGEDITSLSRRERIGAGITLVPEDRQEQGLVLDYSLVKNALLGNQTIAPYANNQLLNWDAIRDHAENIVQKYDVQPPNPDAEASSLSGGNQQKFIVGRELEHDPDLVVATHPTRGVDIGSIEFLHDRLREMRDDGLAIVLVSSKLDEIQKLSDRICVMYEGEFVDTVDPDDVTERDLGLLMAGQKVEDTGATAEVHPDGGEQS, encoded by the coding sequence ATGAGCGGTACACGAACTCCGGCTGTCGAACTCGACAGTATCACGAAGCGGTTCGGTGACGTGGTGGCCAACGACGAGGTGAACCTCACTCTGCGAAAAGGGACCGTTCACGCGCTCGTCGGTGAGAACGGAGCCGGGAAGACGACGTTAATGAGCGTTCTCTATGGGCTCTACGAGCCGACAGGGGGAACGGTCCGTATCGACGGCAGAGATCGGTCGTTCGATTCGCCGCGTGACGCGATCGACGCGGGGGTCGGGATGATTCACCAGCATTTCATGCTCGTGGACACGATGACCGTCCTACAGAACATCGTTCTCGGGCACGAACCCACCAGCGGTGGGACGATCGACGAGACCAGCGCGAAGTCCGATATCGAGGCGATCTGTGACACCTACGATTTCGATATCGATCAGTACCTCGATACTCGGATCGAAGAGTTGGGCGTCGGTGTCCAGCAGCGCGTCGAAATTGTCAAGAGCCTCTACCGTGGTGCCGACACGCTGATCCTCGACGAGCCGACCGCGGTGTTGACTCCACAGGAAGTCGTCTCGCTGTTCGAAGTCATGGAAACGCTCGCGAACGAGGGTCATTCGCTGATCTTCATCACGCACAAACTCGACGAGGCCATGGAAGCAGCGGACGAAATCACCGTCCTCCGGGACGGGGCGGCCGTCGGAACGGTCGACGCCGACAGTACGTCGCGCGAAGAACTCGCGCGGATGATGGTCGGCCGTGACGTCCTGTTCGACTTCCAAGAACGGTCGACATCACCGGGCGAAGTGTCCCTTACGGTCGACTCACTGTACGTGGAGGACGACCGTGGGCTCGAACAGGTCACCAACATCGATCTTTCGGTTCGGGAGGGTGAGGTCCTGGGTATCGCTGGTGTCGAAGGGAACGGACAGTCGGAGCTAGTCGAAGCCATCACCGGGTTACGGGATATCGAGTCGGGAGCGATCACGTACCAGGGGGAAGACATCACGTCATTGAGCCGCCGCGAGCGGATCGGGGCCGGTATCACGCTCGTCCCGGAGGACCGACAGGAACAGGGGCTTGTTCTCGACTACAGTCTCGTCAAGAACGCGTTACTGGGGAACCAAACGATCGCCCCGTACGCGAACAACCAGTTACTCAACTGGGATGCAATCAGGGATCACGCCGAAAACATCGTCCAGAAGTACGACGTCCAGCCCCCGAACCCCGACGCGGAGGCGTCTTCGCTCTCCGGTGGGAACCAACAGAAGTTCATCGTCGGCCGTGAACTGGAGCACGATCCAGATCTGGTGGTTGCGACACACCCGACGCGGGGTGTGGATATCGGTTCGATCGAGTTCCTCCACGACAGACTCCGGGAGATGCGCGACGACGGGTTAGCCATCGTCCTCGTCTCGTCGAAACTCGACGAGATCCAGAAACTCTCCGACCGAATCTGTGTCATGTACGAGGGGGAGTTCGTCGATACGGTCGATCCGGACGACGTGACGGAACGTGATCTCGGGTTGCTGATGGCCGGTCAGAAAGTGGAAGACACCGGCGCCACAGCGGAAGTACACCCCGACGGGGGTGAACAGTCGTGA
- the pfkB gene encoding 1-phosphofructokinase, giving the protein MIVTVTYNPAVDQTVQFDEPMEPDHVMRAESARYDAGGKGINVAQFLTAMDKPCVATGLAGGFTGRFIREDMQSGGVETDFTEIEGITRLNTTAIADDEEFKLNLSGPAVDRGIVDDVLERVRAHDPDWVLVGGSLPPGLEIEDIDRIATGGDWETIVDVEGTILKRLDARYSMCKPNRHELGDATDADVSTLEGCARAAGSFRDQGFDRVLASLGADGAVLATEEQLLYADALDVDVVDTVGAGDALLSGLLAAWEAGESNEAALRTGVAVSSLLVSQAGTGIPSLASVESLREDVTVQTL; this is encoded by the coding sequence ATGATCGTCACAGTCACCTACAACCCAGCAGTCGACCAGACCGTCCAGTTCGACGAGCCGATGGAACCAGACCACGTCATGCGGGCCGAGAGTGCCCGCTACGACGCCGGCGGGAAGGGGATCAACGTCGCCCAGTTCCTCACTGCGATGGACAAACCCTGTGTCGCGACGGGACTGGCCGGTGGATTCACCGGTCGGTTCATCCGGGAGGACATGCAGTCCGGCGGGGTCGAGACCGACTTCACCGAGATCGAGGGGATAACGAGGCTGAACACGACCGCCATAGCCGACGACGAGGAGTTCAAACTCAATCTCAGCGGCCCGGCTGTCGACCGAGGTATCGTCGACGATGTCCTCGAACGCGTCCGCGCTCACGACCCCGACTGGGTGCTCGTCGGTGGGAGTCTCCCGCCGGGCCTGGAGATCGAAGACATCGACCGGATCGCGACCGGCGGCGACTGGGAGACGATCGTCGACGTGGAGGGGACGATCCTCAAGCGACTGGACGCCCGGTACTCGATGTGTAAACCGAACCGTCACGAACTGGGGGACGCGACCGACGCCGACGTCTCGACCCTGGAGGGGTGTGCACGGGCCGCCGGCTCGTTCCGGGACCAGGGGTTCGACCGGGTGTTGGCGTCGCTGGGGGCCGACGGCGCGGTGTTGGCGACGGAGGAACAGCTCCTGTACGCCGATGCATTGGACGTCGACGTGGTCGATACTGTCGGTGCCGGCGACGCGTTGCTCTCGGGCCTGCTCGCAGCCTGGGAGGCCGGCGAGAGCAACGAAGCGGCCCTCAGAACTGGTGTCGCGGTCTCGTCGCTGCTGGTCTCGCAGGCTGGTACCGGAATCCCGTCGCTCGCAAGCGTCGAGTCGCTACGCGAAGACGTGACCGTCCAGACCCTGTAA